The DNA window GTTGTGCGCGAACCGTATCAGCTCCGGCGAGCGACGCCGCGATCTGGGCTTCGACCTGGCTGGTCTGGGCGCGATAATCCCGCACGTCCAGCTGCACAAGTGCATCGCCCGACGCAACCGTTTGATTCTCAGTCACCAGTACGCGCTCGACATAGCCGGCAATTTTGGGGGAGATGATGACGCTGTCGGCGGCGATATAAGCGTTGTCGGTGGACTGCTGGAATCGGCCGTACGTCTGATGATTGTAATACCAGTAGCCCCCGGCGAGCAGGACCAGAATGACGGCGATCAGCAGACCAAGCCGGACCCGCGGACTGGACAACCCCTTCGGACGTTCGCCTTGATCGCTATCGCCTGCTGTCTCGTCCGCCATGGTAATTTCGCTCCTCGCCATCGTTTGGCCCGTTGCACGAGCGATATAGCGGTCAAAATAAAATACGAAAGTCCTTTACTATTTTTTCCTGATCGATAGGACCCACTCATGACGGAAGACGAGGACACTCTCGCACTCGACAATGTCATCATCTACGATGATCGAGCGATCTTCATGATGGACGAGATCAGTCGCGCCGCGCGCAAGGCATTCGATGACCGGGCACAGCCGCTTGGCCTCAATCGTACGCAGTGGCGTGTGCTGGCGCAGCTCATCAAAGATCCTGCCCTGAACCAGACCGACATCGCCAGGCGTCTCGAACTCGAATCCGCCACCATTGGCTTGGCGGTCACCGCCTTGACCCAGAAAGGCTTTATCGAGCGCCGCCGTGACCCGGCGGACGGGCGGTCTTGGAGTCTCGGCCTGACGAGACGGGTTGAGGAAATACTCCCTGACCTCAGACGGGCCGCAGACGCGACCCACCTGCGAATATGGAGCGGAATGACGCCGCAACAGAAGAGTACTTTGCATTCGCTTTTGGAGATGGTCAGCGAAAACGTACGGCGGGATGCTCTCTGATGGCAGACATGCCGCCTTCGCGCATGAGTGACCGGAAGCGGCTTGCGCAGGTCATAGCAATTCTCGGCCGTCACGGGCTGGGCGGCATCGTGTCCGCGTTGGGATCCGGCCGATCTCAAACCAATGCACATCCGACGCGCCCGGAAGCCCTGGTCGAGGCACTGCGCGAACTGGGACCAGTCGCGACCAAGCTTGGCCAGATCCTCGCGATGCGAAGCGATCTCTTGGGGCCGGATTGGACGGCAGCGCTATCGCAGCTGCACGATCGCGTTCCGGGTGTACCGTTCGAGCGTGTCGAGGCTCCGCTCACCCATGCTCTCGGGGAAGACTCCGGCCAGTATTTTCGTGAGCTGGATCGGGAGCCGATCGCGGCGGGCTCTATAGCGCAGGTGCACGCAGGAATACGGAGCGACGGCGTACCGGTCATCGTCAAGATCCGGCGACCGGGAATCGAAAGTGTCGTGGATGCCGACATGCGTTTACTGCGGCGCATTGCCCGATTGGCACAACGCGCCAGTCCCCTTGTCGAAAGACAGAGGCCCGATGAGCTGTTGCGGTTCTTCGCCGAAAGCCTCGATCGTGAGATGGATCTGGGCGCTGAAGCACGCGCGAGTGCGGAGATCGGCAGCTATCTTGCACGGTTCGGGATCGAGACAGCCCACTTCGACAACGAGGTGAGCGGGCGCAGTCTCAATGTCCAGGAGCGGGTCGACGCGATCCCGGCGACCGACTTGGCCACACTGAGGGACGCCGGCGTGGATTTTACGTCCGTCGCGCGCGGCTATTCACGCGCGGTGCTGAGCATGATAATCTTCAACGGTCGCTTCCACGCCGATCCGCATCCGGGCAATGTGCTGATCCGCCCCGACGGGACCTTGGTGTTCATCGACTTTGGCGCGGTAGGCACTCTGCTGCCAGAGCGGCGGGACGAACTGGTGCGCCTGTCACTGGCGATCGCCGGAGAAGATATCGACGATCTGGTCGATGTTCTCCTTCAGTGGGCAGGCAATCCGGCGGTCGATCGTGAGGCGCTGAAGGCATCGCTTAATCAATTGGTCGGCAAGTTTCGCAACACGCTTCTCGACCAGATCGACCTGTCTGGCATTTTCGCCGATGTATTCGATCTTCTGCGGACTTACCAACTGGCCCTACCCGGCGACCTCGCCTTGATGCTGCGCACGCTGCTCACCGCCGAGGGGTTCGTACGCCGTCTTGACCCGCGCTTCGACATAACGTCCGAACTTGCTCCGATCGGCAAACAACTGCTGATGGAGCGCGCCAGCCTGGCAAACCTGCGCGGAAATGCCCGGCGGACAGCATCGACGCTGATACGCGCGCTTCTCGGCACCCCGGAGATCGTCGAGAACCTGGCGTCGATCGCTCGCCGCGGACAGCTGCCGATCCGGTTGGATCCTCAGGATCTTGCGCGACTGGAAAGGCCGTCAGGTGCGGCGCCCATGCGTTCCAGCGACCTGATTGCGGCAGCGCTCATCGTATCGGCAGCTATCCTGGCAGACCTATCGATAATTGCAGCCATTGGCTGTGCCTTGGCGGCGCTGACATTCTTTTTTCTTGCCCGGAGGCCGCGCTCGTGAACGAGGATCGCCTGTTGCTTCCTGGTGCCGACGGCCTGACGCTTGTCGCAAGTACATTCGGACCGGCTGACGGTTTCCCTGTGCTTCTGGCTCATGGAGGCGGACAGACACGGCGCGCCTGGAGAAAGGTCGGCACTCGCCTGGGCCGGGCCGGATACCGAGCGATTGCCCTCGATCTCAGAGGGCATGGCGAAAGTCCATGGTCCCCGACCGGCGCTTATGATGTGCACGATTTCGGCCGGGATCTCGTTGCAGTTGCGCAGAGTTTCGAGCGCAATCCGGCGCTGATCGGTGCGTCGCTGGGAGGATTGGCGGGCCTTGTGGCCGAGGGCACGATCGCGCCCGGCACGTTCGCCTCGCTAACCCTCGTAGACATTACGCCGCAAATGGAAGCGAACGGGGTCGCGCGGGTCCTCGGCTTCATGGCGCAGCACGCCCGAGAAGGGTTCGAATCGCCCGAGCACGCTTCCGCTTCAATCGCAGCATATCTGCCGCACCGCGAGAGACGGCAAAGTTCCTCGGGATTGAAGAGTTACCTTCGAAAGGCACGGGACGGGCGGTATTATTGGCACTGGGATCCGGCATTCGTCGAGAACGTTACGCGCCGACGCACCATTACCGACGACGTTTCCGCCGGGTCGACCGAGCTTGTTCAGGCTGCGTCGGCGCTGTCGCTCCCGGTCCATCTCGTGCGCGGTGGATCTAGCGACCTTGTTTCTCCCGAAGGCGCCGCTGAATTCCGGAAACTGGTTCCCCATGCAAAATTCAGCGATATCGCTGGTGCGTCGCATATGGTCGCGGGCGACGAGAACGATGCGTTCGGCGACGCAGTACAGCGTTTCCTGGTCGAAACTCACCCTGTAAAACTGTGACCCTAATGATTGCGCCACAAGGCCAACCTCGGTCAGGTACTGTGGCGGACACCCTAGGAGCACGCGGGGCGCGAACTTTCAATGTTTCGGCACCTCTGCCGGACGGAAAAATCCCTGTTTGCGTGCAAGATGGAAACTAACGCAAACTTTTCCTTAGTGGGGTGGATCGTTGGCATTCTGATGCTTGCCACCATCGCTTTTGCGGTGTGGCTTCTCGATCCCACGCCCAATCAGGAAACATATCTCGTCAGGTTTGATCGCTCCGTGGAAGGCCTTCAGCCGGGGTCGACCGTAACATTGTCGGGTGTTCCTGTGGGTCGGGTAACATCGGTCCGCCTGGCGGAAAATGGACCGGGAAACGTTCTCGTTGTGCTGACTCTCGATCCTGATGCAGCGAAAGTTGACGGCCTTGAAGCGACAATCAGTACCAACCTGATAACCGGCGAGGCCGCGCTGGTGCTCGAGGGTCGAAGGGGCCGTCAAGGCATATACGCCGACAATTCAGGAAGGAAGATCATCCCGGCCTCGGACGGAACCGGACTTTTTGGGGGGAATGCGACCGCTACCGTCGAGAGCGTGGCAAACAGTGTCCGCGCTTTGAACGAAGGACTGGAACCAGAAAAGCAGCGGGCGATCACCTCGGATCTTGCCCGGCTTCGAGTCACGACGGCCGATCTGGCATCGGACGCGGAAGGATGGGACGAAGATTTGGCCTCAACAAAAGGAAGACTGTCGGACTTGCGGCAACGGGTCGGTGGATGGGGAAATGATCTTCGAGACGCAGATCGCCGAATTTCCGACGGAAGCGCTTCCACCAGCGCGCGAAGACGTCTTCGCCAATTCCGCGAAGGGGTACAGAACGCTGAGAATAAGCTTTCCCAGGCAAAGAGCGGCATTCCGGCGATCGAAAATTCTCTGATCGAAGGGGAAGCGGTCTTTCGCGGACTCAGTCGCGACCTCGGGCCTGTCAGAGAGAAAATCGAAGATGTCGAGGTCAGGGGAATGACATCAGATCCTCCTCTCCCAGACTATCGGGCTGGGAGAAGAGACGCTGGAGCGAATTCCGAACATTAAAAGTGAGCCTAA is part of the Novosphingopyxis iocasae genome and encodes:
- a CDS encoding MarR family winged helix-turn-helix transcriptional regulator, whose protein sequence is MTEDEDTLALDNVIIYDDRAIFMMDEISRAARKAFDDRAQPLGLNRTQWRVLAQLIKDPALNQTDIARRLELESATIGLAVTALTQKGFIERRRDPADGRSWSLGLTRRVEEILPDLRRAADATHLRIWSGMTPQQKSTLHSLLEMVSENVRRDAL
- a CDS encoding ABC1 kinase family protein is translated as MERNDAATEEYFAFAFGDGQRKRTAGCSLMADMPPSRMSDRKRLAQVIAILGRHGLGGIVSALGSGRSQTNAHPTRPEALVEALRELGPVATKLGQILAMRSDLLGPDWTAALSQLHDRVPGVPFERVEAPLTHALGEDSGQYFRELDREPIAAGSIAQVHAGIRSDGVPVIVKIRRPGIESVVDADMRLLRRIARLAQRASPLVERQRPDELLRFFAESLDREMDLGAEARASAEIGSYLARFGIETAHFDNEVSGRSLNVQERVDAIPATDLATLRDAGVDFTSVARGYSRAVLSMIIFNGRFHADPHPGNVLIRPDGTLVFIDFGAVGTLLPERRDELVRLSLAIAGEDIDDLVDVLLQWAGNPAVDREALKASLNQLVGKFRNTLLDQIDLSGIFADVFDLLRTYQLALPGDLALMLRTLLTAEGFVRRLDPRFDITSELAPIGKQLLMERASLANLRGNARRTASTLIRALLGTPEIVENLASIARRGQLPIRLDPQDLARLERPSGAAPMRSSDLIAAALIVSAAILADLSIIAAIGCALAALTFFFLARRPRS
- a CDS encoding alpha/beta fold hydrolase gives rise to the protein MNEDRLLLPGADGLTLVASTFGPADGFPVLLAHGGGQTRRAWRKVGTRLGRAGYRAIALDLRGHGESPWSPTGAYDVHDFGRDLVAVAQSFERNPALIGASLGGLAGLVAEGTIAPGTFASLTLVDITPQMEANGVARVLGFMAQHAREGFESPEHASASIAAYLPHRERRQSSSGLKSYLRKARDGRYYWHWDPAFVENVTRRRTITDDVSAGSTELVQAASALSLPVHLVRGGSSDLVSPEGAAEFRKLVPHAKFSDIAGASHMVAGDENDAFGDAVQRFLVETHPVKL
- a CDS encoding MlaD family protein, encoding MLATIAFAVWLLDPTPNQETYLVRFDRSVEGLQPGSTVTLSGVPVGRVTSVRLAENGPGNVLVVLTLDPDAAKVDGLEATISTNLITGEAALVLEGRRGRQGIYADNSGRKIIPASDGTGLFGGNATATVESVANSVRALNEGLEPEKQRAITSDLARLRVTTADLASDAEGWDEDLASTKGRLSDLRQRVGGWGNDLRDADRRISDGSASTSARRRLRQFREGVQNAENKLSQAKSGIPAIENSLIEGEAVFRGLSRDLGPVREKIEDVEVRGMTSDPPLPDYRAGRRDAGANSEH